The following are encoded together in the Cynocephalus volans isolate mCynVol1 chromosome 4, mCynVol1.pri, whole genome shotgun sequence genome:
- the CCDC81 gene encoding coiled-coil domain-containing protein 81 isoform X1: MLDAIVPSLQDLGRKVLPTLPSLSQDEVSTIWGNVSEFVERQLILHKGVQIPGLGTFTFMRQKLEVGNNKFILIQRPMFIMAEKLVQLHGLKQNRVYTPGDIPIVPLNFVMISLEGPFNRDVVEGCVKETLLFLSRSISIKQNVEFTFKGIGVLVIRDSKVKMRFYKDFLCAVDGSGALEKALAKRPGTVDSVLSSREAFGKRPSSVLAFPRIDFKEMENKPPMETIAEEGRENRQKKSKLKDQSDKEEGIREILSPKRLRDRQAISPAKVTSVSLLDKFEQNGSGEKNMTPERLSSPGCLKNDNEMKPRTSPALACLGHNKAGQEMCYVCLQRAQRNCPLYFGEERKRERDDERLIQQYQVLKDQEALFKQQMKSLATREQNQKNAAYNLGVAEAIRSHKNEKPEFYKSFLFDKRPLSPELNALKQEEYCQSLLKQMDNRREKEIKQRQNKELMDRLEQVQLTEELAAQRAKYLKDKMEETQCYKRALDAQVKNRPSQLPMFEPDSSEPIFGKDEGELMAEKRKREQNCMKHQLETAAGRKTRAILHQLLDQRRDLQLLQRTQRQHLADRAAELERVNRINQCLQEDWERSAAMKKQRDLEEKAFERASDKLFLLDQCAEYGRCKQCQRRTSNVGASNLWPLNTFLHGSRLFV, translated from the exons ATGTTGGACGCTATCGTCCCTTCCCTACAGGACTTGGGCAGGAAGGTGCTGCCCACGCTGCCCTCGCTGAGCCAGGACG AAGTCTCTACTATCTGGGGCAATGTGTCAGAATTTGTGGAACGACAGCTAATCCTGCACAAG GGGGTTCAGATTCCAGGACTTGGAACTTTCACTTTCATGAGACAAAAGCTTGAGGTGGGAAACAACAAGTTTATTTTAATCCAGAGGCCCATGTTTATCATGGCAGAGAAGTTAGTGCAGCTCCATGGACTCAAACAAAACAGAGTGTATACTCCTG GTGATATCCCAATTGTTCCACTTAATTTTGTCATGATATCCCTGGAGGGTCCATTTAACAGGGATGTAGTGGAAGGATGTGTGAAGGAGACGTTGCTTTTTTTATCCCGATCCATTTCCATCAAACAAAATGTGGAGTTTACATTCAAAGGAATTGGGGTCCTCGTGATCAGAGACAGCAAagtaaaaatgagattttataaGGACTTCCTTTGTGCTGTGGATGGAAGTGGGGCTTTGGAAAAAGCCCTAGCAAAA AGGCCTGGCACTGTGGACTCAGTGCTGTCCAGCAGAGAGGCCTTTGGGAAGCGGCCCAGCAGCGTGCTTGCATTTCCAAG GATTGATTTCAAGGAGATGGAGAACAAACCACCTATGGAGACCATtgcagaggaaggcagagagaatAGACAAAAGAAGTCCAAGTTAAAAGACCAGTCAGACAAAGAGGAAGGCATCAGAG AGATCTTGTCGCCCAAGAGACTTAGAGATAGACAGGCTATCTCCCCTGCCAAAGTGACAAGTGTCAGCTTACTGGACAAGTTTGAGcaaaatgggagtggtgagaagaATATGACCCCTGAAAG ATTATCATCGCCAGGTTGTCTGAAAAATGACAATGAAATGAAGCCCAGAACATCTCCAGCCCTTGCTTGCCTGGGTCATAATAAGGCAGGACAG GAAATGTGCTATGTCTGTTTGCAACGAGCACAACGCAATTGCCCATTGTACtttggagaggagaggaagagagagagagatgatgagCGGCTCATACAGCAGTACCAAGTGCTGAAGGATCAGGAGGCGCTCTTCAAACAGCAG aTGAAAAGTCTGGCTACTAGAGAGCAGAATCAGAAAAATGCTGCCTATAATCTTGGAGTTGCTGAAGCTATCAGAAGCCACAAGAATGAGAAACCTGAATTCTAT AAATCCTTCCTGTTTGATAAACGGCCACTCAGTCCTGAGCTGAATGCTCTTAAGCAAGAGGAATATTGCCAAAGTCTCCTGAAACAAATGGATAACAGAcgggaaaaagaaataaagcaaagacaaaacaaagagcTGATGGACCGCCTAGAACAAGTGCAACTCACAGAGGA ACTTGCTGCGCAAAGAGCCAAATACTTAAAAGATAAGATGGAAGAAACACAGTGTTACAAGAGAGCTTTGGATGCACAG GTAAAGAACAGACCCTCGCAGCTGCCCATGTTTGAGCCAGACTCCTCTGAGCCTATCTTTGGTAAGGACGAGGGTGAGCTGATGGCAGAAAAGCGAAAGCGAGAACAGAATTGCATGAAGCACCAGCTGGAGACAGCTGCTGGCCGCAAGACGAGAGCCATCCTGCACCAGCTGCTGGACCAGAGACGGGACTTGCAGCTGCTTCAGAGGACACAGCGACA ACACTTGGCAGACAGAGCTGCCGAGCTGGAGCGAGTGAACAGAATCAACCAGTGCTTACAGGAGGACTGGGAAAGGAGTGCTGCGATGAAGAAGCAGCGGGACCTGGAAGAGAAGGCTTTTGAGCG GGCTTCGGACAAGCTGTTCCTCCTGGACCAGTGCGCGGAGTACGGGCGCTGCAAGCAGTGCCAGAGGCGCACCTCCAACGTGGGCGCCAGCAACCTGTGGCCGCTCAACACGTTCCTGCACGGCTCCCGGCTGTTTGTGTAA
- the CCDC81 gene encoding coiled-coil domain-containing protein 81 isoform X2 — translation MLDAIVPSLQDLGRKVLPTLPSLSQDEVSTIWGNVSEFVERQLILHKGVQIPGLGTFTFMRQKLEVGNNKFILIQRPMFIMAEKLVQLHGLKQNRRPGTVDSVLSSREAFGKRPSSVLAFPRIDFKEMENKPPMETIAEEGRENRQKKSKLKDQSDKEEGIREILSPKRLRDRQAISPAKVTSVSLLDKFEQNGSGEKNMTPERLSSPGCLKNDNEMKPRTSPALACLGHNKAGQEMCYVCLQRAQRNCPLYFGEERKRERDDERLIQQYQVLKDQEALFKQQMKSLATREQNQKNAAYNLGVAEAIRSHKNEKPEFYKSFLFDKRPLSPELNALKQEEYCQSLLKQMDNRREKEIKQRQNKELMDRLEQVQLTEELAAQRAKYLKDKMEETQCYKRALDAQVKNRPSQLPMFEPDSSEPIFGKDEGELMAEKRKREQNCMKHQLETAAGRKTRAILHQLLDQRRDLQLLQRTQRQHLADRAAELERVNRINQCLQEDWERSAAMKKQRDLEEKAFERASDKLFLLDQCAEYGRCKQCQRRTSNVGASNLWPLNTFLHGSRLFV, via the exons ATGTTGGACGCTATCGTCCCTTCCCTACAGGACTTGGGCAGGAAGGTGCTGCCCACGCTGCCCTCGCTGAGCCAGGACG AAGTCTCTACTATCTGGGGCAATGTGTCAGAATTTGTGGAACGACAGCTAATCCTGCACAAG GGGGTTCAGATTCCAGGACTTGGAACTTTCACTTTCATGAGACAAAAGCTTGAGGTGGGAAACAACAAGTTTATTTTAATCCAGAGGCCCATGTTTATCATGGCAGAGAAGTTAGTGCAGCTCCATGGACTCAAACAAAACAGA AGGCCTGGCACTGTGGACTCAGTGCTGTCCAGCAGAGAGGCCTTTGGGAAGCGGCCCAGCAGCGTGCTTGCATTTCCAAG GATTGATTTCAAGGAGATGGAGAACAAACCACCTATGGAGACCATtgcagaggaaggcagagagaatAGACAAAAGAAGTCCAAGTTAAAAGACCAGTCAGACAAAGAGGAAGGCATCAGAG AGATCTTGTCGCCCAAGAGACTTAGAGATAGACAGGCTATCTCCCCTGCCAAAGTGACAAGTGTCAGCTTACTGGACAAGTTTGAGcaaaatgggagtggtgagaagaATATGACCCCTGAAAG ATTATCATCGCCAGGTTGTCTGAAAAATGACAATGAAATGAAGCCCAGAACATCTCCAGCCCTTGCTTGCCTGGGTCATAATAAGGCAGGACAG GAAATGTGCTATGTCTGTTTGCAACGAGCACAACGCAATTGCCCATTGTACtttggagaggagaggaagagagagagagatgatgagCGGCTCATACAGCAGTACCAAGTGCTGAAGGATCAGGAGGCGCTCTTCAAACAGCAG aTGAAAAGTCTGGCTACTAGAGAGCAGAATCAGAAAAATGCTGCCTATAATCTTGGAGTTGCTGAAGCTATCAGAAGCCACAAGAATGAGAAACCTGAATTCTAT AAATCCTTCCTGTTTGATAAACGGCCACTCAGTCCTGAGCTGAATGCTCTTAAGCAAGAGGAATATTGCCAAAGTCTCCTGAAACAAATGGATAACAGAcgggaaaaagaaataaagcaaagacaaaacaaagagcTGATGGACCGCCTAGAACAAGTGCAACTCACAGAGGA ACTTGCTGCGCAAAGAGCCAAATACTTAAAAGATAAGATGGAAGAAACACAGTGTTACAAGAGAGCTTTGGATGCACAG GTAAAGAACAGACCCTCGCAGCTGCCCATGTTTGAGCCAGACTCCTCTGAGCCTATCTTTGGTAAGGACGAGGGTGAGCTGATGGCAGAAAAGCGAAAGCGAGAACAGAATTGCATGAAGCACCAGCTGGAGACAGCTGCTGGCCGCAAGACGAGAGCCATCCTGCACCAGCTGCTGGACCAGAGACGGGACTTGCAGCTGCTTCAGAGGACACAGCGACA ACACTTGGCAGACAGAGCTGCCGAGCTGGAGCGAGTGAACAGAATCAACCAGTGCTTACAGGAGGACTGGGAAAGGAGTGCTGCGATGAAGAAGCAGCGGGACCTGGAAGAGAAGGCTTTTGAGCG GGCTTCGGACAAGCTGTTCCTCCTGGACCAGTGCGCGGAGTACGGGCGCTGCAAGCAGTGCCAGAGGCGCACCTCCAACGTGGGCGCCAGCAACCTGTGGCCGCTCAACACGTTCCTGCACGGCTCCCGGCTGTTTGTGTAA